In the Methermicoccus shengliensis DSM 18856 genome, GAGGGTGGCAACCATCGGCGAGCTCAGGGATGAGCTCTCTTGGAGAAGGGGGTAAGAAAAAACGTTATAAGTCCCGTTTTCGAGTGGGATACATGAAGCGATGGCTGATGGATGTTCTCGCATGCCCCCTGTGTAAGTGCGAGCTTGTGCTCGATGTGGTGCGTGAGGAGGGTGAGGAAATACTGGAGGGCACCCTCACGTGCAGGCAGTGTGGTGAGGTATATCCCATCGAAGAAGGCATACCCAACATGCTTCCTCCAGAGCTGAGGAAGGGATGAGCGTGAAGTACATCGTGGTCACGGGCGGCGTGATGAGCGGGCTCGGCAAGGGAATCACCACAGCCTCCATCGGAAGGCTGCTCAAGAACAGGGGCTACTCGGTCAGCGCCATAAAGATTGATCCCTACATCAACGTGGATGCGGGTACGATGAGTCCCTACCAGCACGGTGAGGTGTTCGTGCTCGGGGACGGAGGTGAGGTGGACCTCGACCTTGGCAACTACGAGCGCTTCTTGGATGTGGAACTCACGCGAGAGCATAACATCACCACGGGCAAGGTGTACCAGAGTGTGATAGCCAAGGAGCGAAGGGGAGACTACCTTGGAAAGACTGTCCAGATAATACCTCACATCACCGACGAGATAAAGAGCCAGATACGGCAGGTGGCAAAGAGAAGCGGTGCCGAGGTGTGCCTCATCGAGATTGGTGGGACGGTAGGGGATATAGAGAGCATGCCCTTCCTCGAGGCAATCAGGCAGATGAAGATGGAGGAGAGAAAAGAGGATATGCTGCTCGTGCATGTCACGCTGGTGCCCACCGATGCCCAAGGAGAACAGAAGACCAAGCCCACACAGCACTCTGTAAAGGAGCTGAGGGAGCTGGGACTGCATGCCGACCTGATAGTCGCGAGGTGTCATCAGCCCCTCAAGGAGGAGACCAAGAAAAAGATTGCCCTGTTCTGCAACGTGCCCCAAAAGGCAGTTATCAGTGCTGTGGACGTGGACGACGTGTACAGGGTGCCATCTGTGCTCGAGCAGGAGGGTATGTTCGATTGCCTTAGAACACTGCTTGGCCTGAAACCAAGGGATGTGAAGGACACCTCGTGGGACGGGGTGATAGCCGAGCTGGATGCCCTCAAGAGCAATGGGCGGCTAAAGCAGCCACGAATAGCCATTGTGGGAAAATACACCCACTTCGTGGATACCTACATCAGCATCAGGGAGGCCATCAAGCATGCTGCGATGGCATGCAAGTGCGTTCCCCACTTAAGCTGGATAGAGGCCGAGAGTCTCGAAAATGGGGATGTCGATGTCCTCCGGGGTTACGACGGCATTCTCGTGCCGGGCGGGTTTGGGAGCAGGGGAACGGAGGGCAAGATAAGGGCGATACAGTATGCGAGGGAGCATGACATTCCCTATCTCGGGCTGTGCCTTGGAATGCAGCTGGCAGTGGTGGAGTTTGCAAGAAACGTGGTGGGATGGAAGGATGCGGCGAGCAGCGAGTGGGGAGAGAGTGCCCACCCCGTCATAGACCTGTTGCCAGAGCAGAAGAATGCAGAGGGGCTCGGGGGCACAATGAGGCTTGGAAACTATGAGATCGAGATTGCCGAGGGCACGCTTGCCCACAGGATATATGGGACAAAAAAAATAGTGGAAAGGCACAGGCATCGCTACGAGGTAAACCCCAAGTACATCCCCATCCTAAGGGAAAAGGGAATTGTGTTCTCTGGATGGCATCATAACCGCATGGAGCTCATGGAGCTGCCCCAGAACAGGTTTTTCATAGCCTCCCAGTTCCATCCCGAGTTCAGGTCAAGACCCGGGAAGCCGGCACCCATGTTCAGGGCGTTTCTGGAGGCGATGCTCTGATGTGGTCATACGAGATAGCGAGAATCTGGGGCATCCCGATTCGCATCCACGTGACGTTCTTGCTGGTGCTGCCC is a window encoding:
- a CDS encoding methytransferase partner Trm112 yields the protein MKRWLMDVLACPLCKCELVLDVVREEGEEILEGTLTCRQCGEVYPIEEGIPNMLPPELRKG
- the pyrG gene encoding glutamine hydrolyzing CTP synthase, with product MKYIVVTGGVMSGLGKGITTASIGRLLKNRGYSVSAIKIDPYINVDAGTMSPYQHGEVFVLGDGGEVDLDLGNYERFLDVELTREHNITTGKVYQSVIAKERRGDYLGKTVQIIPHITDEIKSQIRQVAKRSGAEVCLIEIGGTVGDIESMPFLEAIRQMKMEERKEDMLLVHVTLVPTDAQGEQKTKPTQHSVKELRELGLHADLIVARCHQPLKEETKKKIALFCNVPQKAVISAVDVDDVYRVPSVLEQEGMFDCLRTLLGLKPRDVKDTSWDGVIAELDALKSNGRLKQPRIAIVGKYTHFVDTYISIREAIKHAAMACKCVPHLSWIEAESLENGDVDVLRGYDGILVPGGFGSRGTEGKIRAIQYAREHDIPYLGLCLGMQLAVVEFARNVVGWKDAASSEWGESAHPVIDLLPEQKNAEGLGGTMRLGNYEIEIAEGTLAHRIYGTKKIVERHRHRYEVNPKYIPILREKGIVFSGWHHNRMELMELPQNRFFIASQFHPEFRSRPGKPAPMFRAFLEAML